Proteins found in one Luteimonas chenhongjianii genomic segment:
- the rpe gene encoding ribulose-phosphate 3-epimerase: MRPARPRSFHRRDPPMQSAVIAPSILSANFARLGEEVDNVLAAGADWVHFDVMDNHYVPNLTIGPLVCEALRKHGVTAPIDVHLMVEPVDRIVPDFAQAGASLISFHPEASRHVHRTIQLIKAEGCLAGLVLNPATPLEVLDYVLEDLDMVLLMSVNPGFGGQAFIPSTLDKLRQVRARIDAIGKPIRLEIDGGVKPENIGAIAAAGADTFVAGSAIFGKPDYRAVVDAMRSEIARAVTTRA, translated from the coding sequence ATGCGGCCGGCAAGGCCGCGTTCCTTTCACCGCCGGGATCCGCCCATGCAATCCGCCGTCATCGCACCCTCCATCCTGTCCGCGAATTTCGCCCGCCTCGGCGAGGAGGTCGACAACGTGCTCGCGGCCGGGGCCGACTGGGTGCATTTCGACGTGATGGACAACCACTACGTCCCCAACCTGACGATCGGCCCGCTGGTCTGCGAAGCCCTGCGCAAGCATGGCGTGACCGCGCCGATCGATGTGCACCTGATGGTCGAGCCGGTCGACCGGATCGTGCCGGACTTCGCGCAGGCCGGCGCTTCGCTGATCAGCTTCCATCCAGAAGCCAGCCGGCACGTGCATCGCACGATCCAGCTGATCAAGGCCGAGGGCTGCCTGGCCGGACTCGTGCTCAACCCGGCCACGCCGCTCGAAGTGCTCGACTACGTGCTCGAGGACCTCGACATGGTGCTGCTGATGTCGGTCAACCCGGGCTTCGGTGGACAGGCGTTCATTCCATCGACCCTCGACAAGCTGCGCCAGGTGCGCGCGCGCATCGACGCCATCGGCAAGCCGATCCGCCTGGAGATCGATGGCGGCGTGAAGCCGGAGAACATCGGCGCGATCGCTGCCGCGGGCGCCGACACCTTCGTCGCCGGATCCGCGATCTTCGGCAAGCCCGATTACCGCGCCGTGGTCGACGCGATGCGAAGCGAGATCGCGCGCGCCGTCACGACGCGCGCGTAG
- a CDS encoding anthranilate synthase component II, whose protein sequence is MLLMIDNYDSFTWNLVQYLQALGAEVRVERNDALSVDAIARLAPERIVISPGPCTPNEAGVSLELIERLGATTPILGVCLGHQGIGQAYGGKVIRAQRIMHGKTSAIRHDGRGVFAGLPDGYEATRYHSLVVEQSSLPACLEVTAWTENDDGSREEIMGLRHRSHPVEGVQFHPESILTEHGHALLKNFLER, encoded by the coding sequence ATGCTGTTGATGATCGACAACTACGACAGCTTCACCTGGAACCTCGTGCAGTATCTGCAGGCGCTGGGCGCCGAGGTGCGGGTGGAGCGCAACGACGCGTTGTCGGTCGATGCCATCGCCAGGCTCGCGCCCGAGCGCATCGTGATCTCGCCAGGCCCATGCACGCCCAACGAAGCCGGCGTATCGCTGGAACTCATCGAGCGCCTCGGCGCGACGACGCCGATCCTCGGCGTGTGTCTCGGTCATCAGGGCATCGGCCAGGCCTACGGCGGCAAGGTGATCCGTGCGCAGCGGATCATGCACGGCAAGACCTCGGCGATCCGCCACGATGGTCGCGGTGTGTTCGCCGGTTTGCCGGATGGCTATGAAGCGACGCGTTATCACTCGCTCGTCGTGGAGCAGTCGTCGTTGCCGGCATGCCTCGAAGTTACGGCATGGACGGAGAACGACGACGGCAGCCGCGAGGAGATCATGGGGCTGCGCCATCGCAGCCACCCGGTCGAAGGCGTGCAGTTCCACCCCGAGTCGATCCTGACCGAGCATGGGCATGCGCTGCTGAAGAACTTTCTCGAGCGTTGA
- a CDS encoding J domain-containing protein, whose product MRRWYGKLLGFIAGWLLMRHPAGGMIGLVIGHAFDAGWLAPRRHKDHQALGVPPEASQAEIDQAYRKLISQYHPDRVARAAPELRARAEARAAELNAAYDRLRRGRDGRKRRR is encoded by the coding sequence ATGCGTCGCTGGTACGGAAAACTGCTGGGCTTCATCGCCGGATGGCTGCTGATGCGCCACCCGGCGGGCGGCATGATCGGCCTGGTGATCGGACATGCGTTCGATGCGGGCTGGCTGGCGCCGCGGCGCCACAAGGATCACCAGGCGCTCGGGGTGCCGCCCGAGGCGAGCCAGGCCGAGATCGACCAGGCCTATCGCAAGCTGATTTCGCAATACCATCCCGACCGCGTCGCCCGCGCCGCGCCCGAACTGCGCGCCCGGGCGGAGGCGCGCGCCGCGGAACTCAACGCGGCCTACGACCGCCTGCGCCGCGGCCGCGACGGACGCAAGCGGCGCCGTTGA
- the trpE gene encoding anthranilate synthase component I has protein sequence MITQTEFQHYAADGHTHVPVVREVLSDLDTPLSVYLKLADGPHTYLFESVEGGERFGRYSIIGLPAERVYAFHGHTLTVREHGEVIETREVDDPFAEVERLRTGHSVPQIEGLPGFTGGLVGWFGFECIEYIEPRLRNGVRADVRDELGTPDILLMLSTEVAVFDNLKGRLYLVVHADTGEPQAWVRANRRLDALTHRLRQAGAGYPETLQPAALDESDFLSGFTREGFIDAVAKTKEYIAAGDAFQVVLSQRMSVPFQARPVDVYRALRALNPSPYMYFLDVGGTQVVGSSPEILVRLKDGEVTVRPIAGTRPRGETAAQDLALEAELLADPKERAEHLMLIDLGRNDVGHVSSAGTVEVGERFVIERYSHVMHIVSEVTGRLKDGLSYTDVLRATFPAGTVSGAPKVRALEIIRSLEPVKRNVYSGAVGYIGWHGDADTAIAIRTAVIQDGRLYVQAGAGIVHDSDPEMEWAETMNKGRALFRAVAQAAKGL, from the coding sequence GTGATCACGCAGACCGAGTTCCAGCACTACGCCGCTGACGGCCACACCCACGTTCCCGTGGTCCGCGAGGTCCTGAGCGACCTCGATACGCCGCTTTCGGTCTATCTCAAGCTCGCCGACGGCCCGCATACCTATCTCTTCGAATCGGTCGAGGGCGGCGAACGTTTCGGGCGCTATTCGATCATCGGCCTGCCCGCCGAGCGCGTGTACGCCTTCCACGGCCACACGCTGACGGTGCGCGAACACGGCGAGGTCATCGAGACGCGCGAGGTCGACGATCCCTTCGCCGAGGTGGAACGCCTGCGCACGGGGCATTCGGTGCCGCAGATCGAAGGCCTGCCGGGCTTCACCGGCGGCCTGGTCGGCTGGTTCGGCTTCGAGTGCATCGAATACATCGAACCGCGTCTGCGCAACGGCGTACGCGCAGACGTGCGCGATGAACTCGGCACGCCCGACATCCTGCTGATGCTGAGCACCGAGGTCGCGGTGTTCGACAACCTCAAGGGCCGCCTGTATCTCGTGGTCCACGCCGATACCGGCGAACCGCAGGCCTGGGTACGTGCGAACCGCCGGCTCGATGCCCTGACCCACCGCCTGCGCCAGGCCGGCGCCGGGTATCCGGAAACGCTGCAGCCCGCTGCGCTCGACGAATCCGATTTCCTGTCGGGATTCACCCGCGAAGGGTTCATCGACGCCGTCGCCAAGACCAAGGAATACATCGCCGCCGGCGACGCCTTCCAGGTCGTGCTGTCGCAGCGCATGTCGGTGCCGTTCCAGGCGCGGCCGGTGGACGTGTATCGCGCGCTGCGCGCGTTGAATCCGTCGCCCTACATGTACTTCCTCGACGTCGGCGGCACCCAGGTCGTCGGCTCGTCGCCGGAAATCCTCGTGCGCCTCAAGGACGGCGAAGTCACCGTGCGCCCGATCGCCGGCACGCGTCCGCGCGGCGAGACGGCGGCGCAGGATCTCGCGCTGGAAGCCGAGCTGCTGGCCGATCCCAAGGAGCGCGCCGAGCATCTGATGCTGATCGACCTGGGTCGCAACGATGTCGGCCATGTGTCGAGCGCCGGCACGGTGGAAGTGGGCGAGCGCTTCGTCATCGAGCGCTACAGCCATGTCATGCACATCGTCAGCGAGGTCACGGGGCGACTGAAGGATGGCCTGAGCTATACCGACGTACTGCGCGCGACGTTCCCGGCCGGCACCGTCAGCGGCGCGCCGAAAGTGCGCGCGCTGGAGATCATCCGCAGCCTCGAGCCGGTCAAGCGCAACGTGTACTCGGGAGCAGTCGGTTACATCGGCTGGCACGGCGACGCCGACACCGCGATCGCGATCCGCACCGCGGTGATCCAGGACGGCCGCCTCTACGTGCAGGCCGGCGCCGGCATCGTCCATGACTCGGATCCCGAGATGGAATGGGCCGAGACCATGAACAAGGGCCGCGCGCTGTTCCGCGCGGTCGCGCAGGCGGCTAAGGGCCTGTGA
- the yegS gene encoding lipid kinase YegS, which yields MSPPHWRLILNGKSAGNEAVREAVTSMRERGVRIDVRVTWEPGDAERYVAEALADGVDTVVAAGGDGTLNAVAAVLAAQSASAAQLPSLAVLPLGTANDFATSAGIPLEPLPALALVRDSPAAAIDVLRVEADGVVHWCVNLGSGGFGTKITVETNAGLKKVLGGLAYFITGLSRIGQIEPIHARLHGAGFAWEGGFIALGIGNGRQAGGGQALCPDAHVDDGLIDVTVVPELEGELLATLRTALTEGKVAALDQVAVRTQLRTVVIEAAAPMVLNLDGEPCEARHFAIACVPGRLRMHLPEGCALLHGSGQTLEAARRASASEPLQ from the coding sequence ATGTCCCCACCGCACTGGCGCCTGATCCTCAACGGCAAATCCGCGGGCAACGAGGCCGTGCGCGAAGCGGTCACGTCGATGCGCGAGCGCGGCGTGCGCATCGACGTCCGGGTGACCTGGGAGCCCGGTGACGCGGAGCGCTACGTCGCCGAGGCCCTGGCCGATGGCGTGGACACCGTTGTGGCCGCCGGCGGCGACGGCACGCTCAATGCGGTGGCCGCGGTGCTCGCCGCGCAGAGCGCGAGCGCTGCGCAGCTGCCTTCGCTTGCCGTCCTGCCCCTCGGTACCGCCAACGATTTCGCCACCTCGGCCGGCATACCCCTGGAACCCCTCCCTGCGCTGGCCCTGGTCAGGGACTCGCCTGCGGCGGCGATCGACGTGCTTCGGGTCGAAGCTGACGGCGTCGTGCACTGGTGCGTCAATCTGGGCTCGGGCGGCTTCGGCACGAAGATCACCGTGGAGACGAACGCCGGGCTCAAGAAGGTGCTCGGAGGCCTGGCCTACTTCATCACCGGTCTGTCGCGGATCGGCCAGATCGAGCCCATCCACGCGCGTCTCCACGGAGCCGGCTTCGCCTGGGAGGGTGGCTTCATCGCACTGGGCATCGGCAACGGCCGTCAGGCCGGCGGCGGCCAGGCGCTGTGCCCGGATGCACATGTCGACGACGGCCTGATCGACGTCACCGTGGTCCCCGAGCTGGAAGGCGAACTGCTCGCCACGCTGCGTACGGCATTGACCGAAGGCAAGGTGGCGGCGCTCGACCAGGTGGCCGTGCGCACGCAGCTGCGGACGGTCGTGATCGAAGCGGCGGCGCCGATGGTGCTCAACCTCGACGGCGAGCCATGCGAGGCGCGGCATTTCGCGATCGCCTGCGTGCCGGGGCGCCTGCGCATGCACCTGCCGGAGGGGTGTGCACTGCTGCACGGCTCCGGTCAGACGCTCGAGGCGGCCCGTCGCGCATCCGCGTCCGAGCCGCTACAGTAG
- a CDS encoding antibiotic biosynthesis monooxygenase family protein, whose amino-acid sequence MNESALLRPPYYVAILRYRRNGEDAAGYEDARREMFEMARLQPGFLGVEAIGDVNGDGVTMSYWTDEASIRAWRAHDEKGVICEKNRRGWYDRYVLQVARVERAYGWSHEAGDGGDAQAPATR is encoded by the coding sequence ATGAATGAATCCGCGTTGCTCCGGCCTCCGTATTACGTCGCCATCCTCCGTTACCGCCGCAACGGCGAGGATGCGGCCGGCTATGAGGACGCGCGTCGCGAGATGTTCGAGATGGCGCGCCTGCAACCGGGCTTTCTGGGCGTGGAAGCGATCGGCGACGTGAATGGCGACGGCGTGACCATGAGTTACTGGACCGACGAGGCCTCGATCCGCGCGTGGCGCGCGCACGACGAGAAGGGCGTGATCTGCGAGAAGAACCGCCGCGGCTGGTATGACCGCTATGTGCTGCAGGTCGCGCGCGTGGAACGTGCGTACGGCTGGTCGCACGAGGCCGGCGACGGTGGTGACGCGCAGGCCCCGGCGACACGCTGA
- the trpD gene encoding anthranilate phosphoribosyltransferase, translating to MPITPNEALQRTIEHREIFRDEMVDLMRQIMRGEVSPLMTAAILSGLRVKKETVDEIAGAAQVMREFALPVPVADADRAHLVDIVGTGGDGAHTFNISTASMFVVAAAGAKVAKHGNRSVSSKSGSADVLEALGARIDLRPGDVARCIAETGIGFMFAPVHHPAMQAVAPVRREMGVRTIFNILGPLTNPAGAPNILMGVFHPDLVGIQVRVLRELGAERALVVWGRDGMDEISLGAGTLVGELRDGEVREYEIHPEDFGIAMAASRNLRVENADASKALVRQALDGTAGLAQDIVCLNAGAALYVAGRCASIGDGVALARRTVASGAALQRLEAFVQATQAAA from the coding sequence ATGCCCATCACCCCCAACGAAGCCCTGCAACGCACCATCGAGCACCGCGAGATTTTCCGCGACGAGATGGTCGATCTGATGCGCCAGATCATGCGCGGCGAAGTTTCGCCGCTGATGACCGCTGCGATCCTCTCGGGCCTGCGGGTCAAGAAGGAAACCGTCGACGAGATCGCCGGTGCCGCCCAGGTCATGCGCGAGTTCGCGTTGCCGGTTCCCGTCGCGGATGCGGATCGCGCGCATCTGGTGGACATCGTCGGCACCGGCGGCGATGGCGCGCATACCTTCAACATATCGACCGCGAGCATGTTCGTGGTCGCGGCGGCGGGGGCGAAAGTCGCCAAGCACGGCAACCGCAGCGTTTCGTCGAAGTCGGGCAGCGCCGACGTGCTCGAGGCGCTGGGAGCGCGCATCGACCTGCGGCCCGGCGATGTCGCGCGCTGCATCGCCGAGACCGGCATCGGCTTCATGTTCGCGCCGGTGCACCATCCGGCGATGCAGGCCGTCGCGCCGGTGCGCCGCGAAATGGGCGTGCGCACCATCTTCAACATCCTCGGGCCCCTGACCAATCCCGCCGGCGCGCCGAACATCCTCATGGGCGTGTTCCATCCCGACCTCGTCGGCATCCAGGTCCGGGTGCTGCGCGAACTCGGCGCCGAGCGCGCGCTGGTGGTCTGGGGCCGCGACGGCATGGACGAGATCTCGCTCGGCGCCGGCACCCTGGTCGGCGAACTGCGCGATGGTGAAGTGCGCGAATACGAGATCCATCCGGAGGATTTCGGCATCGCGATGGCGGCCAGCCGCAATCTGCGCGTCGAAAACGCCGACGCGTCCAAAGCGCTGGTGCGCCAGGCGCTCGACGGCACCGCCGGGCTAGCGCAGGACATCGTCTGTCTCAACGCCGGCGCGGCGCTGTATGTGGCCGGGCGCTGCGCGTCGATCGGGGACGGTGTGGCACTCGCGCGGCGCACGGTCGCGTCCGGCGCCGCGCTGCAGCGGCTTGAGGCATTCGTCCAGGCGACGCAGGCTGCGGCCTGA